The proteins below are encoded in one region of Penicillium psychrofluorescens genome assembly, chromosome: 4:
- a CDS encoding uncharacterized protein (ID:PFLUO_006837-T1.cds;~source:funannotate): MRYAVVAVIGILGSAMALPAQQGASDRSLSGPAAQKRFVEWGLDLGGVFDDSGDSSTPTSTATATPTAQAWNAF; encoded by the coding sequence ATGAGATAcgccgtcgtcgctgtcatcGGGATTTTGGGCTCTGCCATGGCCCTACCCGCCCAACAGGGCGCCAGTGATCGCAGCCTCAGCGGTCCCGCTGCTCAAAAGCGATTTGTCGAATGGGGGCTTGACTTGGGTGGTGTTTTCGACGACTCTGGCGACTCCTCAACCCCTACCTCGACAGCAACTGCTACTCCGACAGCTCAGGCGTGGAACGCTTTTTAG